In Pseudomonas sp. DNDY-54, a genomic segment contains:
- the sdhA gene encoding succinate dehydrogenase flavoprotein subunit encodes MASIRTLSYDAIIIGGGGAGMRAALQLAQGGHKTAVVTKVFPTRSHTVSAQGGITCAIASADPNDDWRWHMYDTVKGSDYIGDQDAIEYMCSVGPEAVFELEHMGLPFSRTEQGRIYQRPFGGQSKDYGKGGQAARTCAAADRTGHALLHTLYQANLKAGTSFLNEWYGVDLVKNQDGAIVGIIAICIENGETVYIRSKAVVLATGGAGRIYASTTNALINTGDGIGMALRAGVPVQDIEMWQFHPTGIAGAGVLVTEGCRGEGGYLINKHGERFMERYAPNAKDLAGRDVVARSMVKEILAGNGCGPDGDHVMLKLDHLGEEVLHSRLPGICELSKTFAHVDPVTAPVPVVPTCHYMMGGIATNIHGQAMTQDANGNDKIIDGLFAVGEVACVSVHGANRLGGNSLLDLVVFGRAAGLHLEKALKDGIEHRGATETDLDLALNRLASLNERTAGEDVASLRKELQSCMQNYFGVFRTGEYMQKGIAQLADLRQRIATVKISDKSQAFNTARIEALELQNLLEVAEATAIAAENRKESRGAHAREDFEERDDENWLCHTLYFPGEKRVAKRAVNFSPKTVPTFEPKVRTY; translated from the coding sequence ATGGCTAGCATTCGTACTCTTTCTTATGACGCCATCATTATCGGTGGCGGCGGCGCTGGCATGCGTGCTGCGCTGCAGCTGGCCCAGGGCGGCCATAAAACTGCGGTGGTCACCAAGGTTTTCCCGACCCGCTCGCACACCGTTTCCGCTCAGGGTGGTATCACGTGCGCCATCGCCTCGGCTGATCCGAACGATGATTGGCGCTGGCATATGTACGATACCGTCAAAGGCTCCGACTACATCGGTGACCAGGACGCTATCGAATACATGTGCTCTGTCGGGCCGGAAGCCGTTTTCGAGCTGGAGCACATGGGCTTGCCGTTCTCGCGCACCGAGCAAGGCCGCATTTATCAGCGTCCGTTCGGTGGTCAGTCAAAGGACTATGGCAAGGGCGGGCAGGCCGCACGTACATGTGCCGCTGCCGACCGTACGGGTCATGCGCTGTTGCACACCCTTTATCAGGCCAACCTGAAGGCGGGCACGTCCTTCCTGAACGAATGGTACGGCGTGGATCTGGTGAAGAATCAGGATGGCGCCATTGTCGGCATCATCGCCATCTGCATTGAAAACGGCGAAACCGTCTATATCCGTTCCAAGGCTGTCGTGCTCGCTACCGGCGGCGCAGGTCGTATCTACGCTTCGACGACGAATGCCCTGATCAATACCGGAGACGGTATCGGCATGGCGCTGCGTGCGGGTGTGCCGGTTCAGGACATCGAAATGTGGCAGTTCCACCCAACCGGCATCGCAGGCGCTGGCGTGCTGGTAACCGAAGGTTGCCGCGGTGAAGGTGGCTACCTGATCAACAAGCACGGCGAGCGTTTCATGGAGCGTTATGCTCCGAACGCGAAAGACCTGGCGGGTCGCGATGTGGTCGCTCGTTCCATGGTCAAGGAAATCCTGGCGGGCAATGGCTGCGGTCCGGATGGCGATCATGTAATGCTGAAGCTCGATCACCTGGGTGAAGAAGTGCTGCATAGCCGTCTACCCGGTATCTGCGAGCTGTCCAAGACATTTGCCCATGTCGATCCTGTCACCGCTCCAGTGCCGGTAGTTCCGACGTGCCACTACATGATGGGTGGTATCGCCACGAACATTCATGGTCAGGCCATGACTCAGGACGCCAACGGCAACGACAAAATCATCGACGGACTGTTCGCGGTCGGTGAAGTGGCATGCGTATCCGTGCATGGTGCCAACCGTCTTGGCGGCAACTCGCTGCTGGATCTGGTGGTGTTCGGTCGCGCGGCCGGTCTGCATCTTGAGAAAGCACTGAAGGACGGTATCGAGCATCGCGGTGCTACCGAAACTGACCTGGACCTGGCCCTGAATCGCCTGGCCTCGCTGAACGAGCGGACTGCTGGGGAAGACGTCGCCTCGCTGCGCAAAGAGCTGCAGAGCTGCATGCAGAACTACTTCGGTGTGTTCCGTACTGGCGAGTACATGCAGAAGGGCATCGCTCAGCTTGCCGATCTGCGTCAGCGCATCGCTACCGTGAAAATCTCTGACAAGAGCCAGGCGTTCAATACAGCGCGGATCGAAGCGCTGGAGCTTCAGAACCTCTTGGAAGTGGCTGAGGCCACTGCGATTGCTGCTGAAAACCGCAAGGAGTCACGCGGCGCACATGCCCGTGAAGACTTCGAAGAGCGTGATGATGAAAATTGGCTTTGCCACACCCTGTACTTCCCGGGTGAGAAGCGCGTAGCCAAGCGGGCCGTGAACTTCTCTCCGAAGACAGTTCCGACTTTCGAACCTAAGGTCCGGACATACTGA
- a CDS encoding succinate dehydrogenase iron-sulfur subunit, with product MLQVSVYRYNPDKDEKPYMQDFQVNTDGKDLMVLDVLALIKEQDEGFSYRRSCREGVCGSDGMNLNGKNGLACITPLSSVVKGNKLVVRPLPGLPVIRDLAVDMGIFYKQYEKVRPYLMNDTPAPAIERLQSPEDREKLDGLYECILCACCSTSCPSFWWNPDKFLGPAALLQAYRFLADSRDTETENRLAALDDPFSVFRCRGIMNCVSVCPKGLNPTKAIGHVRNMLLQSAT from the coding sequence ATGTTGCAAGTAAGCGTTTATCGCTATAACCCGGATAAAGACGAAAAGCCGTACATGCAGGATTTCCAGGTCAATACCGATGGTAAAGACCTGATGGTTCTGGACGTGTTGGCTCTGATCAAAGAGCAGGATGAGGGATTCTCCTACCGTCGCTCCTGCCGCGAAGGTGTTTGCGGTTCCGATGGCATGAACCTGAACGGCAAAAATGGCTTGGCCTGCATCACGCCGCTGTCGTCCGTCGTCAAAGGCAACAAGTTGGTGGTGCGTCCGCTACCTGGTTTGCCAGTTATTCGTGACTTGGCCGTCGATATGGGCATCTTCTATAAGCAGTACGAGAAGGTTCGGCCTTATCTGATGAACGATACGCCTGCTCCGGCTATCGAACGTCTGCAAAGTCCGGAAGATCGCGAGAAGCTGGACGGTCTGTACGAGTGCATCCTATGTGCTTGCTGCTCGACCAGCTGCCCGTCCTTCTGGTGGAACCCTGACAAGTTCCTTGGTCCCGCTGCGTTGCTTCAGGCCTATCGTTTCCTGGCCGACAGTCGCGACACCGAGACTGAGAACCGTCTGGCCGCGTTGGACGATCCGTTCAGTGTGTTCCGTTGCCGTGGCATCATGAACTGCGTAAGCGTTTGCCCGAAAGGGCTGAACCCGACCAAAGCAATCGGTCATGTGCGCAACATGCTGCTGCAGAGCGCAACCTGA
- a CDS encoding 2-oxoglutarate dehydrogenase E1 component, giving the protein MQESVMQRMWDSAHLSGGNAAYVEELYELYLHDPNAVPEEWRTYFQKLPVSGGASADVSHSTIRDHFVLLAKNQRRAQPVSAGSVSSEHEKKQVEVLRLIQAYRMRGHQAAQLDPLGLQQRPAPADLSVNNYGLTDADLDTVFRTGDLAMGKDQATLREIQQALQETYCRTIGAEFTHIVDSDQRNWFIQRLESVRGRPTFSPEIKSHLLERLTAAEGLEKYLGTKYPGTKRFGLEGGESLIPLLDEIIQRSGSYGTKEIVIGMAHRGRLNVLVNTFGKNPRDLFDEFEGKKVEGLSSGDVKYHQGFSSNVMSPGGEIHLAMAFNPSHLEIVSPVVEGSVRARQDRRCDPVGDKVLPVTIHGDAAVAGQGVVMETFQMSQTRAYRTGGTIRIVINNQVGFTTNKQEDARSTEYATDVAKMIQAPIFHVNADDPEAVLFVTQLAVDYRMQFKRDIVIDLICYRRRGHNEADEPSGTQPLMYQKIAKQRTTRELYADSLIQSNVLEDAQVQAKIDEYRTALDNGLHVVKSLVKEPNKELFVDWRPYLGHAWTARHDTRFELKALQELSNKMLAVPEGFVVQRQVSKILEDRQKMGAGALAINWGYAETLAYATLLFEGHPVRISGQDVGRGTFSHRHAALHNQKDGSTYIPLQHLYEGQPRFDLYDSFLSEEAVLAFEYGYATTMPNALVVWEAQFGDFANGAQVVIDQFITSGEHKWGRLCGLTMLLPHGYEGQGPEHSSARLERYLQLCAEHNIQVCVPTTPAQVYHMLRRQAIRPLRKPLVALTPKSLLRHKLATSTLEELTQGSFLTVIPEIDQIEPSKVERLIMCSGKVYYDLLDKRRNEGREDIAIIRLEQLYPFPEEDLAEVLAPYQNLKSIVWCQEEPMNQGAWYCSQHHMRRVAVAHKKELFLQYAGRDASAAPAVGYASMHAEQQEKLLQDAFTV; this is encoded by the coding sequence ATGCAAGAAAGCGTAATGCAGCGCATGTGGGACAGTGCCCACCTATCCGGTGGTAACGCTGCCTATGTGGAAGAGCTTTATGAGCTCTACCTGCACGATCCCAACGCTGTGCCCGAAGAGTGGCGCACCTACTTCCAGAAACTGCCCGTCAGTGGCGGCGCTTCGGCCGATGTTTCGCATTCGACAATCCGCGATCACTTCGTCTTGCTGGCCAAAAACCAGCGTCGCGCGCAGCCTGTTTCGGCAGGTAGCGTCAGTAGCGAGCACGAAAAGAAGCAGGTCGAAGTCCTGCGTCTGATTCAGGCGTACCGGATGCGTGGCCATCAGGCCGCACAGCTCGATCCGCTCGGCTTGCAACAGCGCCCGGCTCCTGCTGATCTGTCTGTCAATAATTACGGTTTGACAGATGCTGACCTGGATACGGTGTTCCGTACCGGCGACCTGGCAATGGGCAAGGATCAGGCGACTCTTCGCGAGATTCAGCAGGCGCTGCAGGAGACTTACTGCCGCACGATCGGCGCTGAGTTTACGCATATCGTCGATTCGGATCAGCGCAACTGGTTTATCCAGCGCTTGGAAAGCGTTCGTGGGCGCCCGACCTTCTCGCCAGAGATCAAGAGCCATCTCCTCGAGCGACTGACTGCTGCCGAAGGTCTGGAAAAGTATCTGGGCACCAAGTACCCCGGCACCAAGCGCTTTGGTCTGGAGGGCGGTGAGAGTCTGATTCCCCTGCTTGATGAAATCATCCAGCGTTCCGGTTCGTACGGCACCAAGGAAATCGTTATCGGCATGGCCCACCGCGGCCGCTTGAACGTGCTGGTGAATACCTTCGGCAAGAACCCTCGTGACCTCTTCGACGAGTTCGAAGGCAAGAAGGTAGAAGGGCTCAGCTCCGGTGACGTTAAGTATCACCAAGGGTTCTCGTCGAACGTGATGAGCCCGGGCGGCGAAATCCATCTTGCGATGGCGTTCAACCCGTCTCACCTGGAAATCGTTTCGCCAGTAGTAGAGGGTTCCGTTCGTGCCCGTCAGGACCGTCGTTGTGACCCGGTTGGTGACAAGGTTCTGCCTGTGACCATCCATGGCGACGCCGCGGTTGCTGGGCAAGGTGTGGTGATGGAAACCTTCCAGATGTCCCAGACCCGAGCCTATCGGACTGGTGGCACCATCCGCATCGTGATCAACAATCAGGTCGGCTTCACTACCAACAAGCAGGAAGACGCGCGCTCCACCGAGTACGCGACCGACGTCGCTAAGATGATTCAGGCGCCGATTTTCCACGTGAACGCGGACGATCCGGAAGCCGTTCTCTTTGTCACGCAGCTGGCTGTCGATTACCGCATGCAGTTCAAGCGTGACATCGTCATCGATCTCATCTGCTACCGTCGCCGTGGCCATAATGAGGCCGACGAGCCGAGCGGCACCCAGCCGCTCATGTATCAGAAGATTGCCAAGCAGCGCACCACTCGTGAGCTGTATGCGGACTCGCTGATCCAGTCGAACGTACTGGAAGACGCGCAGGTCCAGGCGAAGATCGACGAGTACCGAACCGCTCTCGACAACGGCCTACATGTGGTCAAGAGCTTGGTGAAGGAGCCCAACAAGGAGCTCTTCGTTGATTGGCGGCCTTACCTTGGGCACGCCTGGACCGCCCGTCACGATACGCGTTTCGAACTGAAGGCCCTGCAGGAGCTGTCCAACAAAATGTTGGCCGTTCCGGAAGGCTTCGTGGTTCAGCGTCAGGTATCGAAGATACTTGAAGACCGGCAGAAGATGGGTGCCGGTGCGTTGGCGATCAACTGGGGGTACGCCGAGACACTGGCTTACGCGACCTTGTTGTTCGAAGGCCATCCGGTACGAATCAGTGGTCAGGATGTGGGACGCGGGACCTTCTCGCACCGCCATGCCGCGCTGCACAATCAGAAGGACGGTAGTACCTACATACCGCTGCAGCACCTTTACGAAGGGCAGCCACGTTTCGATCTGTATGACTCCTTCCTATCGGAAGAAGCCGTACTGGCGTTCGAATACGGCTATGCCACTACCATGCCCAATGCTCTGGTAGTCTGGGAGGCTCAGTTCGGTGACTTTGCCAACGGTGCTCAGGTCGTCATCGATCAGTTCATCACCAGTGGTGAGCATAAGTGGGGCCGCCTTTGCGGTCTGACCATGTTGCTACCGCACGGCTACGAAGGGCAGGGGCCGGAGCACTCGTCCGCCCGCCTTGAGCGTTATCTGCAGCTTTGTGCAGAGCACAACATCCAGGTTTGTGTGCCGACCACGCCGGCGCAGGTCTATCACATGCTGCGTCGTCAGGCGATCCGGCCGCTGCGTAAGCCGCTTGTAGCCCTGACGCCTAAGTCGTTGCTGCGTCATAAGCTGGCGACTTCCACGCTAGAAGAGCTGACTCAGGGGTCGTTCCTGACGGTCATTCCGGAAATCGATCAGATCGAGCCGAGCAAGGTCGAACGTCTGATCATGTGCAGCGGTAAGGTCTACTACGATCTACTGGATAAACGTCGCAACGAAGGCCGCGAGGATATCGCGATCATTCGTCTCGAGCAGCTGTACCCGTTCCCGGAAGAGGATTTGGCCGAAGTGCTCGCACCGTACCAAAACCTCAAGAGCATCGTCTGGTGTCAGGAAGAGCCGATGAACCAGGGCGCGTGGTATTGCAGTCAGCACCATATGCGTCGTGTTGCGGTGGCGCACAAGAAGGAGCTGTTCCTGCAGTACGCGGGGCGTGATGCATCCGCTGCACCTGCGGTCGGCTATGCCTCCATGCATGCGGAGCAGCAAGAAAAGCTGCTGCAGGATGCGTTCACCGTTTAA
- the sdhC gene encoding succinate dehydrogenase, cytochrome b556 subunit produces the protein MKSQRPVNLDLRTIKLPITAYTSILHRVSGVVLFVGVAILLLALDASLSSAEGFAEVKAYISSPLAKLVVWVLLSALLYHLVAGVRHLIMDTGHGETLEGGKLGSKIVLAVSAVLIVLAGVWIW, from the coding sequence GTGAAAAGCCAACGACCTGTAAACCTAGATCTTAGGACAATAAAACTCCCCATCACTGCTTACACCTCAATTCTCCACCGCGTGTCTGGCGTGGTTCTGTTTGTAGGTGTGGCGATCCTGCTGCTCGCGCTCGATGCATCGCTTTCTTCTGCCGAAGGCTTTGCTGAGGTTAAGGCGTACATCAGCAGTCCGCTGGCGAAACTGGTGGTCTGGGTGTTGCTGTCTGCATTGCTGTATCACCTGGTGGCCGGTGTTCGTCACCTGATCATGGACACGGGGCATGGTGAGACGCTGGAAGGCGGCAAGCTGGGCTCGAAAATCGTTCTGGCCGTTTCGGCGGTGCTGATCGTGTTGGCTGGAGTGTGGATATGGTAA
- the sdhD gene encoding succinate dehydrogenase, hydrophobic membrane anchor protein, protein MVTNVTNFSRSGLYDWMAQRVSAVVLAAYFLFLIGYLVANPGLEYVQWQALFSSTWMRIFSLLALVALSVHAWVGMWTISTDYLTNMAIGKWATGVRFLFQAVCGIAMFTFFVWGVQILWGI, encoded by the coding sequence ATGGTAACCAACGTCACGAACTTTTCGCGTTCGGGTCTCTACGACTGGATGGCTCAACGCGTTTCTGCGGTTGTGCTAGCGGCTTATTTTCTCTTCCTGATCGGGTATCTGGTCGCGAATCCAGGGCTGGAATATGTCCAGTGGCAGGCGCTGTTCTCGTCCACCTGGATGCGCATCTTCAGCCTTCTGGCGCTGGTCGCCCTGAGTGTGCATGCATGGGTTGGTATGTGGACGATTTCCACTGACTACCTGACCAATATGGCAATCGGTAAGTGGGCTACCGGTGTGCGTTTCCTCTTCCAGGCAGTGTGTGGCATCGCCATGTTCACATTCTTCGTCTGGGGCGTGCAGATTCTTTGGGGTATCTGA